One genomic segment of Natrononativus amylolyticus includes these proteins:
- a CDS encoding MaoC/PaaZ C-terminal domain-containing protein produces the protein MSELQYFEDLEVGRSWEPGTVEVTEEEILEFARRYDPQPFHVDSEAARRNFDGLIASGWHTAAMCMRPLAESVLHEVAIVAAMGVDDLRWHEPVGPGDRLTVGVSVAEKDRWNDERGLVTFALEATNEDGDLVHSRKDLVVVERRQADE, from the coding sequence ATGTCCGAGCTGCAGTACTTCGAGGACCTCGAGGTCGGCCGGTCGTGGGAGCCGGGCACCGTCGAGGTCACGGAAGAGGAGATCCTCGAGTTCGCTCGGCGGTACGACCCCCAGCCGTTTCACGTCGACAGTGAGGCGGCGAGGCGGAACTTCGACGGGCTGATCGCGAGCGGCTGGCACACGGCGGCGATGTGTATGCGCCCCCTCGCGGAGTCGGTGCTCCACGAGGTCGCCATCGTCGCCGCGATGGGGGTCGACGACCTCCGCTGGCACGAGCCCGTCGGTCCCGGCGATCGCCTGACGGTCGGCGTCTCGGTCGCCGAGAAAGACCGCTGGAACGACGAGCGGGGGCTCGTGACGTTCGCACTCGAGGCGACGAACGAGGACGGCGACCTCGTCCACTCCCGAAAGGACCTCGTCGTCGTCGAACGCCGGCAGGCAGACGAGTAA